The DNA sequence GCTCTTCGACGGGCTGCTGCTCAAGGGCGAGTCCAAGACCTTCCAGGACAAGGAGCGCATCGACCTCGTCCTCGGCAACGCCGGAGCGATCGAGCTCTTCGTCAACGGCAAGCAGGTCGAGGACCGCTTCGGTCCGGGCCAGGTCGAACGGCTTTCCTACACCAAGGGCGACCCCGAGGCGGGCTGATCCGCCGCCTTCCGCTTCCGTACACGTCCCGACGGGCGTCCGGCCTCGTGCCGGACGCCCGTCGGCGTTCCCCGACCCGGCCTCTGTCACTCCCCGTAGCGGGGAAACGGGCGGCGGCAGGGGCCGGTAACCCTGCACGGCAGGGGGGCCGCCGGAACGAAGTAGTCTTGAGTCCATGCCCGAACGCCGTACCGTCGCCCTTGTCACTCTTGGATGCGCCCGTAACGAGGTGGACTCGGAGGAGCTTGCAGGCCGCTTGGCAGCGGACGGCTGGGACCTCGTCGAGGATGCCTCCGACGCGGATGTCGCAGTCGTCAACACCTGTGGGTTCGTCGAAGCCGCCAAGAAGGACTCCGTCGACGCCCTGCTCGAAGCCAACGATCTGAAGGATCACGGCCGCACCCAGGCCGTCGTCGCCGTCGGCTGCATGGCCGAGCGCTACGGGAAGGACCTCGCCGAGGCCCTGCCGGAGGCGGACGGCGTCCTCGGATTCGACGACTACGCCGACATCTCCGACCGGCTCCAGACCATCCTCAACGGCGGCATCCACGCCTCGCACACCCCGCGCGACCGCCGCAAGCTGCTGCCGATCAGCCCGGCCGAGCGGCAGGACGCCGCCGTGGCGCTGCCCGGCCACGCCCAGGAGACGCCCGCCCCCGCCCCCGCGGACCTTCCCGAGGGGGTCGCGCCGGTCTCCGGACCGCGGGCGCCGCTGCGCCGCAGGCTCGGCACCAGCCCCGTCGCCTCGGTGAAGCTCGCCTCCGGCTGCGACCGTCGCTGCTCCTTCTGCGCCATCCCCTCCTTCCGCGGCTCGTTCATCTCGCGGCGTCCCTCGGACGTGCTCCAGGAGACCCGCTGGCTGGCCGAACAGGGCGTCAAGGAGGTCATGCTCGTCTCCGAGAACAACACCTCCTACGGGAAGGACCTCGGCGACATCCGCCTCCTGGAGACCCTGCTGCCCGAGCTGGCCGACGTGGACGGCATCGAGCGGATCCGGGTCAGCTACCTCCAGCCGGCCGAGATGCGCCCGGGCCTCATCGACGTCCTCACCTCGACGCCGAAGGTCGCCCCGTACTTCGACCTCTCCTTCCAGCACTCCGCCCCCGGCGTGCTGCGCGCGATGCGCCGCTTCGGCGACACCGACCGCTTCCTGGAGCTCCTGGACACCATCCGGAGCAAGGCCCCCCAGGCCGGCGCCCGCTCCAACTTCATCGTCGGCTTCCCCGGCGAGACCGAGGCGGACCTCGCCGAGCTGGAACGCTTCCTCACCGGTGCACGCCTCGACGCGATCGGTGTCTTCGGGTACTCGGACGAGGAGGGCACCGAGGCGGTCGGTTACGAGAACAAGCTCGACGCCGACACCATCGCGGAGCGCCTCGCCCACATCTCCCAGCTGGCCGAGGAGCTGACCTCGCAGCGGGCCGAGGAGCGCGTCGGCGAGACCCTCCAGGTGCTGGTGGAGTCCGTGGAGTCGGAGGAGGACGGCGAGGTCGCGATCGGGCGCGCGGCGCATCAGGCCCCCGAAACCGATGGCCAGGTGGTCTTCACCACACGCGAGGGACTCGTGCCGGGCCGTATGGTCGAGGCAAAGGCAGTGGGCACCGAGGGCGTCGACCTGGTGGCCGAACACCACGAGCTTGCGGAGGCAGCCAGATGACCGGAGTCCCGGCATCCGCGGCAGGCGGTTCCGGCGCGAAGCCGGTCCGCGGCGGAAAGCTGGGCACTGCGGCCGTCAGCCAGGCCGGCCTGTGGAACATCGCCAACATCCTGACCATGGTGCGGCTGCTGCTCGTGCCCGGGTTCGTCCTGCTGCTGTTCCACGACGGCGGATCCGATCCGGCCTGGCGCGCGTTCGCCTGGGCGGCCTTCGCCGTCGCGATGATCACCGACCTGTTCGACGGTCATCTGGCACGGGCCTACAACCTGGTCACGGACTTCGGGAAGATCGCCGACCCCATCGCCGACAAAGCGATCATGGGCGCGGCGCTGGTCTCCCTCTCGGTCCTGGGCGATCTGCCGTGGTGGATCACCGGTGTGATCCTCGCCCGTGAGCTGGGCATCACGCTGATGCGGTTCTGGGTCATCCGGCACGCGGTGATCCCGGCCAGCAGAGGCGGCAAGCTGAAGACGCTCGCGCAGGGGACGGCGGCCGGGATGTACGTCCTGG is a window from the Streptomyces sp. MMBL 11-1 genome containing:
- the pgsA gene encoding CDP-diacylglycerol--glycerol-3-phosphate 3-phosphatidyltransferase; the encoded protein is MTGVPASAAGGSGAKPVRGGKLGTAAVSQAGLWNIANILTMVRLLLVPGFVLLLFHDGGSDPAWRAFAWAAFAVAMITDLFDGHLARAYNLVTDFGKIADPIADKAIMGAALVSLSVLGDLPWWITGVILARELGITLMRFWVIRHAVIPASRGGKLKTLAQGTAAGMYVLVLTGPLATLRFWVMMVAVVLTVVTGLDYVRQAVVLRRQGLAAERVAAAERAAEAERTTEATETRSAGAGRAADAGQAAGAVAGAKDVRGAAGARDAAEAER
- the rimO gene encoding 30S ribosomal protein S12 methylthiotransferase RimO, with amino-acid sequence MPERRTVALVTLGCARNEVDSEELAGRLAADGWDLVEDASDADVAVVNTCGFVEAAKKDSVDALLEANDLKDHGRTQAVVAVGCMAERYGKDLAEALPEADGVLGFDDYADISDRLQTILNGGIHASHTPRDRRKLLPISPAERQDAAVALPGHAQETPAPAPADLPEGVAPVSGPRAPLRRRLGTSPVASVKLASGCDRRCSFCAIPSFRGSFISRRPSDVLQETRWLAEQGVKEVMLVSENNTSYGKDLGDIRLLETLLPELADVDGIERIRVSYLQPAEMRPGLIDVLTSTPKVAPYFDLSFQHSAPGVLRAMRRFGDTDRFLELLDTIRSKAPQAGARSNFIVGFPGETEADLAELERFLTGARLDAIGVFGYSDEEGTEAVGYENKLDADTIAERLAHISQLAEELTSQRAEERVGETLQVLVESVESEEDGEVAIGRAAHQAPETDGQVVFTTREGLVPGRMVEAKAVGTEGVDLVAEHHELAEAAR